A genome region from Tachyglossus aculeatus isolate mTacAcu1 chromosome 1, mTacAcu1.pri, whole genome shotgun sequence includes the following:
- the LOC119927218 gene encoding uncharacterized protein LOC119927218, whose protein sequence is MILTEIFALPGLPQAAKDSPHPDSGSLGVLTDGSHIEGVKESDCLQPIILVQVLDALAAAAVGTSVHVLDGFAVAWGTSSSLLLSVAPGGVGALQWDGPDSLLRMPAISSSSPGEALLLPPALWAHLAMFPLPESRTFQSLFNLLCKTIPFLLSNSSPPQTSQQDNSVSPLIPPLTLLLMGSKNILLGNDFCITRWSHSHSLQVKVSWLGPLWLGTPLLFADAQARRTSCPTKSVQWSSCNIFSTQDHAAAAMAKAGIPVYAWKGEMDEEYLWCIEQTLYFQNGRPLNMILDDGGDLTNLVHTKYPQLLKGIRGISEETTTGVHNLYKMKANGVLKVPAINVNDSVTKSKFDNLYGCRESLIDGIKRATDVMIAGKVAVVAGYGDVGKGCAQALRGFGARVIITEIDPINALQATMEGYEVTTMDEACKEGGIFVITTGCTDIILGRHFEQMKDDAIVCNIGHFDVELDVKWLNDNAAEKVNIKPQVRGPRPGGALGRGSVKEQEDKIA, encoded by the exons atGATCCTGACTGAAATCTTTGCCCTGCCTGGCCTCCCCCAGGCTGCTAAAGATTCACCTCATCCAGATTCCGGCTCCCTGGGG GTTCTTACAGATGGTTCCCATATCGAAGGAGTCAAGGAGTCCGACTGCTTACAGCCCATCATCTTGGTTCAAGTCTTAGATGCTTTGGCTGCTGCCGCAGTAGGCACCTCAGTACATGTCCTAGATGGTTTTGCAGTGGCCTGGGGGACCAGTTCTTCCCTTCTTTTATCAGTTGCCCCGGGGGGAGTGGGGGCATTGCAGTGGGACGGTCCTGATTCACTGCTCCGAATGCCTGCTATCTCAAGCTCATCACCAGGTGAAGCCCTCCTACTGCCCCCTGCCCTGTGGGCTCATCTGGCCATGTTTCCCCTGCCCGAAAGCAGGACATTTCAGTCCCTCTTCAATCTCCTCTGCAAGACAATTCCGTTCCTCCTCAGCAATTCAAGTCCTCCTCAAACTTCTCAGCAAGACAATTCAGTTTCTCCTCTGATTCCTCCTTTGACCTTGTTGCTCATGGGGTCAAAGAACATTCTCTTAGGAAATGACTTCTGCATTACAAGATGGAGCCATTCTCACTCACTACAAGTG AAGGTGTCTTGGCTGGGGCCCCTGTGG TTGGGGACTCCCTTGCTGTTTGCGGACGCCCAAGCACGTCGGACAAGCTGCCCTACAAAGTCGGTGCAGTGGTCCAGCTGCAATATCTTCTCCACGCAGGACCACGCTGCAGCCGCCATGGCCAAGGCCGGCATTCCCGTGTAcgcctggaagggggagatggacgaggaGTACCTGTGGTGCATCGAACAGACCCTGTACTTCCAGAACGGTCGCCCCCTCAACATGATCCTGGATGACGGCGGAGACCTCACTAACCTCGTCCACACCAAGTACCCCCAGCTCCTCAAGGGCATCAGAGGTATCTCCGAGGAGACCACCACCGGCGTCCACAACCTGTACAAGATGAAAGCCAACGGCGTCCTGAAGGTGCCGGCCATCAACGTCAACGACTCCGTGACCAAGAGCAAATTTGACAACCTCTACGGCTGCCGCGAGAGCCTCATCGACGGCATCAAGCGCGCCACCGACGTGATGATCGCCGGCAAGGTGGCCGTGGTGGCCGGCTACGGCGACGTGGGCAAGGGCTGCGCCCAGGCCCTGCGCGGCTTCGGGGCCCGGGTCATCATCACCGAGATCGACCCCATCAACGCCCTCCAGGCCACCATGGAGGGTTACGAGGTCACCACGATGGACGAGGCCTGCAAAGAAGGGGGCATCTTTGTCATCACCACCGGCTGCACCGACATCATCCTGGGCAGGCACTTCGAGCAGATGAAGGACGACGCCATCGTGTGCAACATCGGCCACTTCGACGTGGAGCTCGACGTCAAGTGGCTGAACGACAACGCGGCCGAGAAAGTCAACATTAAGCCTCAGGTGCGCGGGCCGCGACCGGGAGGAGCGCTTGGACGAGGGA GTGTAAAAGAACAGGAAGATAAAATAGCTTGA